A region of Candidatus Megaera polyxenophila DNA encodes the following proteins:
- a CDS encoding 50S ribosomal protein L25, with amino-acid sequence MSEVVSLIAQIREEVGTGASRSLRKKGMVPATIYGTGNNTLSIAIEEKEITKYYRKPQYMSQVFQLEIGSKKHKVLPKDIQLNPITEVVSHADFVFLGNKIQKMNIPVVYLNNENSIGVKRGGYFNTVRRFLTILCPVENLPRKIEIDTIDMPIGKSIKAKEAVLPEGAKLLDNPEFVIASIVGKKGKADVEAEETATAAPAAKSSTK; translated from the coding sequence ATGAGTGAAGTAGTATCGTTAATAGCTCAAATAAGGGAAGAGGTGGGCACTGGTGCATCTAGATCTCTAAGAAAAAAAGGTATGGTTCCTGCTACTATTTATGGGACTGGCAATAATACTCTATCAATTGCAATTGAAGAAAAAGAAATAACCAAATATTATAGGAAACCACAGTATATGTCTCAGGTATTCCAACTTGAGATCGGTAGCAAAAAGCACAAGGTTTTACCAAAAGATATACAATTAAATCCAATCACTGAGGTAGTAAGCCATGCTGATTTCGTTTTTCTTGGAAATAAAATACAGAAAATGAATATACCTGTTGTTTATTTGAATAATGAAAATAGCATAGGAGTCAAAAGAGGCGGTTATTTTAACACTGTAAGAAGGTTTTTAACTATTCTTTGCCCTGTAGAAAACTTACCAAGAAAAATAGAAATTGATACCATAGATATGCCTATTGGTAAGTCAATTAAAGCTAAAGAAGCGGTTTTACCCGAAGGCGCTAAGTTGTTAGATAATCCAGAATTTGTTATTGCTTCTATTGTTGGTAAGAAAGGCAAAGCTGACGTAGAAGCTGAAGAAACAGCAACGGCAGCGCCAGCAGCAAAATCTAGTACTAAATAA